GACAGCAACAGTGAGGTAGAACATGTAAGAATTTTCACCATCTTCCATCCACCTTTTGTCTCACTGCCACTAGTTGTGTATCTGAATGAAGACATACACCAGGCTCTTTTTGTTCAGTACTTAAACTTTAAACTGGTCTGTAGAGCACAGCAGTTCTTTTGTACTGGGACAGCTGCAGGATTGTGCTTCCAGGCCCACATGCCTCATCTTACTACAGTTTTGTTTGCCACTCCACACTGCTACACTAACATTCTTTTCTGCATACAGTTCCTCCTAAACTAGCgataattaaaaggaaattgaGACTGCTATGTTCTGTTTCCTGGACTGACAAGCTGAATCTTTTCACTAAGTCTTAAAACAATTTGGTGtcatgtttctgtgtttcagtctATATTCAGAGTGAAAGGTCAGATTGCTGTTGTTACCCATTTACTTTGTTTATCCATTCTCCTTaagttattttcaaaacatacaAATGCTTTGACTTGTtacccagaaagaaaaacaaaagtcttGCAAACCTGACATGTGGTTAATATGTTTCTTCTCAGATATAGATATCATGCACAAAATGCGAGAATCTGTTACTATTGTTACACAGTTACCAAATGACTCTGTACGAGTATCTTTTATGGAGAAAAGGCACAGAGAGCTTAATAGAAAGCACATACAATAGGATATTAAAGTAGTCCAGCCAGTTCTGCAGCAGGGATCGTTGCCTCCAACATACATACAGTAACACAGAGTCTGTGCCACAGATGAGGAGTAGTTTCTATAGCTTGGTGATAGGATGTGTCTCTATTTTCTTATTGATGctaaagcatttatttccctgCAAGACCAGGGAGAATTAAACCAGTTTTGACTTTTGACTTATTGCAAGCTGAACGTGGCTGCATATACTCATGTGTGTGTGAACAGGTATTggttggttaaaaaaaaaataaaaaaaatcatgcttcTATTTCCCTTTATTGTCCTTCATATtacaaaatataattgaaaCCTGATTTTGTATTTAAGTTACTCAAATCACCTGCAAGTTTCAAACCCAAGTCTTTACCACCTCTAGCACTCCTCCTGCTTAACCACTAACAATATCAACACAAAATGCTAACATCACAGCATttagtatgtttttaaaaatgatattagAAGGTTTAGCTGTTCCTGTTTGGGGAAGGATCCTCTCTATGAGGAATATGTATTAGATTCACTGTTGTGAACACAGAACTTGTGCAGGCAGTATTACTGAGATCTTAGGGAAATGCTAGCTCTTACAACTTTATCATTTTTAGGAAACTAACCCATTCTACAAGCAGGTGGCTACTTCCAATTCCTTTCTAAGACTGTCTTGACATGTTACTCACtcctgctctttttctctccaggaACCTTAATTGTATTGAAGCATCCCTATCCACATGAAGTGGAGGAGCCATCTATTTATGAGTCCGTCCGAGTTCACACAGCGATGCAGacaggaaggacagaaaatgaTCTTGTTCCAAATGCTCCCTCAGTAAGTTGCTCTCCGGAAAGAAAGGTGTTTGGTGGCTTGAGTTTACTGTGATTGCTAGAGAGAGCTATATAGTAATGCTGATAATTCATCACTGCATGTGTTCTGAAATGCAAGAAGTCTTCACCAGATAAGGCAAAATAGACTTgctaaaaacagacaaataaagcCTTTCACAGCTGTTGCCTCTGAGACTGACAGTGCTGTCCACAGCAGGCCAAGGTGAGTCTGACCATCAAACAAAGAATATATCAAGGGTTTTAGATCTCCTGAGTTATCTTCCTTTTGAGATGCAGTCTTACCAGTAATATTAtcaggaattaaaaaacaaattctaacGACCAGATTGAGAAGTATTATGTTTTTCTGACAGCACTGGTCAGGCTGCGAGCAACAATACCTATGTCAGGATGTGCAGCAAGCCCTTGTTTTGGCAAGCCTTTAGCAGTGTACAGGCTGGAATGAAGGAGACAGCGCCTCTGATTCCCTACATCAGTTAAAAAATgagctttaagaaaaaagaagtgtatattcaaaaatattcagagaCAGATGGGGACACGTTTGGAAAGGGAAACCCCAAACTGAGTGTGGCACAACTGAGTAAGTGTATCTGTATTATGGTAGGCACGTTACatttgattttttgttgttgtttttagcaTTTTCTTATTTGGATTTATTACCTTATAATCATCTCAGCTTAAAGCAGAAGGATGGCTTGCTATATTCTAACACAGACTTGCACCCAAAATAGAGAGAGAAGAGCCTCTCAGCCCTAGTAAAAAGCAGTGTCATGTTAGAAGCTATGGCTTCCTGGCGTGAGAAACAAGAGAACATCTTAATATCCATTTGAACCATCTGTTCTGATATCCATGACTCACTTGGACAGTAATTAGAGACTTTAAATCCCTATCTCCTATTTAAGCAAGACAGGTGGTTTGTCCAGAACAGTATGGCTCATAACACAGAGTATTCTAATAACTTACTAACTTTTCGAAGTTAAAGAGGAAGAGTTACATTAGTACAGGCTAACAAAGTACATACAAGAAACACTGTGTATCCCAGATCCAACCATTCACAGCTGAGTTCCACTTAAACCTCTAAGGAAACTTAACTTTCCTATACAACCAGTAAAAGGCCTCTCCCTCTCTGCTCCCCCCTGTCATGGCAGTAATTCACTGACATAAACCCCAGGTACTTCTGGCTATAACATGCCAAGGCAGACAACCAATTTCACTAAATAAAGATCAACCATAATTGCATATATTTTGCTTCGTTTAGTGGACAAGATTCAGGCGAGAAGCTTGAATAGAAAGGCATGGTAGAAGAGTTTGTCTCTGGAGTCAGGCAAAGTTGGTGTTTATCCAAGTGGTGAGGAACAGGGCACTCAGCAACAAGGACAAGAGCAAGTGGTTACAGGAAACTTCCCAAGGACAAGTTGCTCTCCTGTATATGGTTATAGGCAGAGAAGGATGTGGGAAATGGAAGCAGAGCTCAGTCTCTAACCCCAGTCCTTTCCCTTATTACTTCACAGCTTGGTACGAAAGAAGGATATTTGATAAAACAAGGCAAAATTGTCAAGGTAAGAAAACCTCTTATTCCTTGCTTTTACTCTATAACTGCCCGCAGAAGCTAGGGAGAATGCTGAGCTTGGCCTGAATTTCCCTGTGGGGAGGAATAATTTGTCTTCTGAACAACAGCAAAGCTCAACCATAAAGCAGAGCAAGTCAACAGATtgaaaggtttttctttcctaagaaGTGCTACATTAAATTTTCACAAGACAATTACCATCCCTTCTTGATCTTTCAGAACTGGAAGACGAGGTGGTTTACACTGCATAGGAATGaacttaaatatttcaaagaccAGACAGTAAGTAGCAAGCACCAGTTCTATCCTGTAAACCTGTACAGGGGCAGCCGCAACATCCTCCTACTTCTGGCTTCTTGCATATGTATCACAGCGTACCAGGTTACAGCTTCCCATACAGACAGAAGGGTCAGGCCTTTCAAAGTCAGAGTTTTGCTGATGACCTTAATGAGCAAGTCAGTAAGTTTTGCATCTTAGATTTTGCATCTTTCTGATTAGAAACCATCTCTTGTGCTCCATCAGTCTTACCTACAGGTCAGAATTGCTCTTTACAAtgaattttttgtttcctttttcagtggATTTCAAGCTACCAGCACAGCTTTCACTGGTAGCTTTAACAGACAGAGAACAGTACTACTGAAGTACTTCTGTAAATACTAGAAGTGTATTTTGCATTCCTTGATTTCATCCTTTTAGTTCAAGTGGTTGCACAGTTTACATAAACAACTCAATTAAAGGAAATTCTTTCTTACCAATCTGCCTAGCACAAAGACTGACCTATTGCATCTGTGAAAAAAGTTCATCCTTATAGTTGTGTTCCATTTTTAACTTAAACTGAGTAAGAATAAGAACTACCTTTAGAGTCCCTCCACCCTTACAGTACCTCCAGAGCAAGTCTGTGTGCAAGTGAAGCCAAACTATTGCCCACAGCCCAGGCAAACATCTTGCAGATTTGAACCCAACGACATACAGCTGCCCTCTCCCCAAACATTTCCATCTACAAACAGCTGTATAGTACTCACAGGGTTTGCCATTAGTGCTCATTTCAGTTAAAGCCACCTGGAATTCAACTTCCAGTGTAACGTTTCCAAGGGCAGCACTCAAGTGTCTGAATTGTCTTTGTGACTTACCTGTCACAAACACATCTTGGTCAGAAACACAGGCTTCTCCCGCATATCTCCAGCAGCTGTTGATGCTTCTGTTTGTGCTGCACAGTTCACTGCTAGCTCTGGGCTGGCACTTTTTAGCTCACCTCAGCAGGTGCAGCTTTCTCATAACATAGCATGCAAACACCAGCtattgaaacagaaatatataagGAAAGGTGAGAAAACACTCCATACAGCTTGTGAAGGACCAGAGGAGTTGGTGAGGGCATTCAGACAGCTCTTCCATTTCAGCCACCTCTTGTAAGGTGTTCAACATGGTgagattaagaaaaacaaatcaaaaggaCTCTCACAGCTGGACAGAATGAAACTCCTAAGGGAACACATCCCTGCTCCCAAACACTTCTAGGCCTGTCTGCAGAAAGCCACATGCATGCACTACTTCAGCTCTCCTTTTACCTTCCTCCTTACTCAGCTTCAACCTTTTAAAGCTTCTTTGGAATTAATTACATCTCCAGCAGCTGATTAGAACTGATAAGATGTGTAGCTATCTATCTCCTTGTCTCTGTGAGCCTTAGCTGGATACCAGTTATAACAAGTGATTCATTAGCAGCCTGCATCTAGCTCTGATTTCCTGCAGTAGTGGTGTCCTCTATCGTTTGTCCAGATCTGAACCTGCTGTACTGTTTCTTACATTAGGCTCAATTCCTCCCACTTTACACTGATGCTGATTATCTGGTTTGGGTTCCCAGTGCTTGTAGCTTTTATGTCTCTACTCAGAGAAACCCAGAGCGCCTGTAAAGGTCCATGTACACTGGAGATGAACTGAACTAGCCTTATATTCCATTTTCATGTGTTCCcattataaaattattttattttaaaggccaCAGAACCAATTCGGGCACTCGACTTAACTGAATGCTCAGCAGTGCAGTTCGACTATTCCCAAGAAAGAGTCAACTGTTTCTGGTAAGttgcactgtgtgctgtgctggggaggtcACAGTAGCCAGGAGTTTCAACTGGAACCACTGGGTGCTTTTGAAGGCTCTGTTAAACCTGAAGCCAGCCCTAATCTTACCAAATCTGATGACAGCCTCTGTCAGTTCTGCGTGGCTTTGCCAGACTACCGCTggaaaaaggttatttttcatGATGGGGAGAAAGAGGGCAGGCTCACATTTTGTGGGCGCTCCTTTTCTAATCCTGGAAATGCATATAGTCATCACTGAGGTGTGTGGTTCTTAGTGAGGTGACCCAGCTGGCACTTGGATCCCAATGGGGTCCCCAGGAGCACATCCCTGAGCTGTAGACTGTAAGTGCTGCCGGCAACCTTTACtgtacagaagaaaagctttgctgcCCTACTCTGTCTCAGCCAGTTGTGGGGCAAACCTGTTGGTTTCAGTTTTAGGAGGAACTACTTGCTTGCTCTAGCAACTCAAGAAACAGCTCTAATTGTTTATTTACAGCTTAGTGTTCCCACTAAGAACATACTACCTGTGTGCAAAAACTGGAATAGAAGCAGATGAGTGGATCAAAATACTGCGATGGAAACTGGTAAGGTGGTGTGTGTTGTTAAATGGCAGTGTGCCTTGTGCAGCAGTACTGTGGTACTGCCATGATAAACTCAGTGCTAGAGCAcaccagtgctgcagggctcagtATCTGCACGGAGAGAGTGTTACTCTGGCTTCCAGGCCAACTAGACTGGAATATGGAATGTCTATGAAATGTATGAGCCTGCCAACCTGCTTTACTACTTTGGGATGCCGTTTGATATTTAGGCTTGTTACAAAGAAGCAGTGAATCAACATTGTTAAAGTTGTCACCATGTAGATGGTGTACAGTGTTGAACAGCACAGATTGCACACGTTGGGTCCTGAAGGAAACAAGAAGACttaattccttaaaaaaaaatcattatttagCTTGGTTTTACTCACCCACATCCACGTGCAGGTAAACAGTAATGGGTTGCTTCTCTGTTCTAGTCACAAATACGGAAGCAagtggagcagcacagtgcctcCAGTTCCCAGCTGCACCCCTAATCCTTCCACTCCACGGGCAGGAATTGCCCCTCAGCCACAGGAAGATGGTTCTACATCTTCATTACCTGCTGAGGGCACATGCACGTGTGTCTGCCCCCATGCAGACGTTTGcatccagctctgcacacagaggATCTGTACAGCTGACTAACTGCTTTCAGGCTGCTGAGTCGTGTGGAGCCCATTGCAAAATCACAGTGTTGGTTTGATGCACGTGGTTTATGTCTGCAAGGCTCAGCCACTGAGGCACCCATTAACTAATCACAGACGTACTCACTTCACCACTGAGGGTGGATGATGGAGTTCTGCATGGGGCTTTGCTGGTGGCAGCCACCAGCATTTTAGCAGCATTGAGTGCTGTGCTCCCCTTTGAAAATGAGCtagattttgtatttttttccctttgaacaGAAAACTCGGTTTATACAATAAGAGGTTTTATCCATGACTGCATTCGAGAATTAAGCACTGCTTGCTTTATACTGAACTAGAGCAACGGGAAAGCGTGATATACACTAAAAAACCACACATATAAGTGTGCGTTTAAAAGAGTATGTCTTCTGCATAATGGGTGAGCATCTCCATGTGCACTGTGGAAGACACAAGCACACCTGAGTGTGGCTCCCCGGAGTTCAGAAGCAGAAGCCTCATGCTTTGGTGCTATGATGGAAAGAGGCGTTATGTTTTGAAAGCAAGTTTTGCTGTTGCTCTCCCATCTGAGCTGCTCCTctgggagagctgggctgagcagggagATCCCGCTCTGTAACAGTCACATCTGATGAAGCAAACCTTCTTCCCTGGACAtcgtgcagcagcagcagcagctcagtgttcaGTAGATGCCTTTACTGTGAGAAagctgaagaggaaagggagtAGAAACATAGTAGAACAACAAAGTAGAAGGAAAATCCAGCTCTGGACAGGAATAGCGTTTTATTTCAACTTctaattcaaaatatttgtaaatatttttatacactgttttctgaataaaatgtCATTATAAAACTAACAAAGGTCTTCTGTAATTCTGTAGTGTATCGTTAAAGCTTTGCAAGATACATTAGTCCTCCTTTCTGCCTTAAGAGTCAATGAACAACTTGCATCTCCAACTTAGTTATAAAGCACTGATATAACTCGGCATGCAATAAGGGCAGCATTAGAAGAAAGATGTGATGTTCTCTCATACCATTGCTCTCCTGTGCCAACATCTTGAGAATGAAGCTCCAAGTGCAACCACAGAAGCAACCTTCCTCTTCACACATTacaaaacatcagaaacaagCTCAGTGCGTGATGCCACAGATGGAAGCCAGCAAGAGTCAGCACTCAGTTGGCTTAG
This region of Coturnix japonica isolate 7356 chromosome 4, Coturnix japonica 2.1, whole genome shotgun sequence genomic DNA includes:
- the DAPP1 gene encoding dual adapter for phosphotyrosine and 3-phosphotyrosine and 3-phosphoinositide isoform X1, producing MTEGREPAAHLDEELRALGWYHYNLTRHAAEALLLSNGKDGSYLLRKSNEREDLYSLSVRGKDSVKHFHIEYTGTSLKFGFNEFSSLKELVLHFANQPLIGSETGTLIVLKHPYPHEVEEPSIYESVRVHTAMQTGRTENDLVPNAPSLGTKEGYLIKQGKIVKNWKTRWFTLHRNELKYFKDQTATEPIRALDLTECSAVQFDYSQERVNCFCLVFPLRTYYLCAKTGIEADEWIKILRWKLSQIRKQVEQHSASSSQLHP
- the DAPP1 gene encoding dual adapter for phosphotyrosine and 3-phosphotyrosine and 3-phosphoinositide isoform X2 produces the protein MLARRRWYHYNLTRHAAEALLLSNGKDGSYLLRKSNEREDLYSLSVRGKDSVKHFHIEYTGTSLKFGFNEFSSLKELVLHFANQPLIGSETGTLIVLKHPYPHEVEEPSIYESVRVHTAMQTGRTENDLVPNAPSLGTKEGYLIKQGKIVKNWKTRWFTLHRNELKYFKDQTATEPIRALDLTECSAVQFDYSQERVNCFCLVFPLRTYYLCAKTGIEADEWIKILRWKLSQIRKQVEQHSASSSQLHP
- the DAPP1 gene encoding dual adapter for phosphotyrosine and 3-phosphotyrosine and 3-phosphoinositide isoform X3; this encodes MTEGREPAAHLDEELRALGWYHYNLTRHAAEALLLSNGKDGSYLLRKSNEREDLYSLSVRGKDSVKHFHIEYTGTSLKFGFNEFSSLKELVLHFANQPLIGSETGTLIVLKHPYPHEVEEPSIYESVRVHTAMQTGRTENDLVPNAPSLGTKEGYLIKQGKIVKATEPIRALDLTECSAVQFDYSQERVNCFCLVFPLRTYYLCAKTGIEADEWIKILRWKLSQIRKQVEQHSASSSQLHP